From a region of the Coprococcus comes ATCC 27758 genome:
- a CDS encoding peptidylprolyl isomerase: MKKRVVACILAVACIASLNGCGSKFNGQDTVVEVGDEKVTADVANFFARYQQAQFETTYSSYLGDDFWGKEVTDGKTYEENYKDSIMDSLEEMYILDEHKDDYKVSLSDDEEKSIEDAAKKFTDSNDSAAKDAVSGDEKTVKKVLELLTLQKKMETAMTADVDTNVSDEEAAQKKLQYVLFSTKTKGSDGKSTDMSDDEKAEVKKKAEDFQKDAASAEDFSVFATAVGASATDLTFDSDTTSPNEDLIKAADKLKEGEVTDVIEADNGYYVAKVVSLLDRDATDTKKESIVSQRKSDQYQSICKKWKKKTDIKVHKKVWNTISFADQGVTVKSTTEDTDTSSDSSSK; the protein is encoded by the coding sequence ATGAAAAAAAGAGTGGTTGCCTGTATACTGGCAGTTGCCTGCATTGCATCTTTAAACGGATGTGGAAGCAAGTTTAACGGACAGGATACAGTGGTAGAAGTCGGAGATGAGAAAGTGACTGCAGATGTGGCGAACTTTTTTGCAAGATATCAGCAGGCGCAGTTTGAAACAACATATAGCAGTTATCTGGGAGATGATTTTTGGGGAAAAGAAGTTACAGACGGAAAGACTTACGAAGAGAATTATAAGGATTCAATCATGGATTCTCTGGAAGAAATGTATATTCTGGATGAGCACAAGGATGATTATAAAGTTTCGCTAAGTGATGATGAGGAAAAAAGCATCGAGGATGCTGCGAAGAAATTTACTGACAGCAATGACAGTGCTGCAAAAGATGCAGTATCGGGCGATGAAAAGACGGTAAAGAAAGTACTGGAACTTCTGACACTTCAGAAGAAGATGGAAACTGCCATGACTGCGGATGTAGATACGAATGTATCCGATGAGGAAGCAGCACAGAAGAAATTGCAGTATGTGCTGTTCTCTACAAAGACAAAGGGCAGTGATGGAAAATCGACAGATATGTCAGATGACGAAAAAGCAGAAGTGAAAAAGAAAGCAGAAGATTTCCAGAAAGATGCGGCTTCGGCAGAAGATTTTTCTGTATTTGCAACAGCAGTAGGTGCATCAGCCACCGATCTGACATTTGACTCGGATACGACATCGCCAAACGAAGATCTGATCAAAGCTGCTGATAAGTTAAAAGAAGGTGAAGTAACAGACGTGATCGAAGCAGACAATGGCTATTATGTTGCAAAAGTAGTCAGCCTTCTTGACCGTGATGCAACGGATACCAAGAAAGAGTCCATTGTATCACAGAGAAAGAGTGACCAGTATCAGTCAATTTGTAAGAAATGGAAAAAGAAAACGGATATTAAAGTACATAAAAAAGTATGGAATACGATCAGTTTTGCTGATCAGGGCGTAACGGTTAAGAGCACGACCGAAGATACAGATACATCTTCAGACTCTTCATCAAAATAA
- a CDS encoding transmembrane protein: protein MESIGIVLKDIMGNSAVFIAGKEAVIVSAVSIVISVFIGILGLKLIRVWNAVIGFVAGALLGFAVTYLMGLEVVPVLIAAGVAGLVFAILNSVFKKFGAFWVCFLGMAGTVLAITNAGNWIMLAVCGAVGLIFAILAMIWFEPFVIIATALAGGFGAGMMIYDLAGLKNVIFMWIISIVITFIGIVIQFIMKSSEINKKQVRRANAIKKETSKEEEIEMARTMLIDLDDDDDEDEE from the coding sequence ATGGAATCAATAGGTATAGTATTGAAGGATATCATGGGAAACAGTGCGGTATTTATAGCAGGAAAAGAAGCTGTGATTGTTTCGGCGGTATCAATTGTTATATCGGTTTTCATTGGAATTTTAGGTTTGAAGCTGATCCGTGTCTGGAATGCAGTGATTGGATTTGTTGCAGGGGCATTGCTTGGATTTGCCGTGACATATCTTATGGGACTGGAAGTTGTTCCGGTACTGATCGCAGCCGGTGTTGCGGGTTTGGTTTTTGCAATACTGAACAGTGTATTTAAGAAATTCGGAGCTTTCTGGGTATGCTTTCTGGGAATGGCTGGCACAGTACTTGCGATTACAAATGCGGGAAACTGGATCATGCTGGCAGTCTGCGGAGCAGTCGGACTGATTTTCGCAATCCTTGCGATGATCTGGTTTGAACCGTTTGTGATTATTGCGACGGCATTAGCAGGCGGTTTTGGAGCAGGAATGATGATCTATGATCTGGCAGGTCTGAAAAATGTGATTTTCATGTGGATCATTTCGATTGTGATTACATTTATCGGAATCGTGATCCAGTTTATCATGAAGTCAAGTGAGATCAACAAGAAGCAGGTTCGAAGAGCAAATGCGATCAAGAAAGAAACATCAAAAGAAGAAGAAATAGAGATGGCAAGAACCATGCTGATCGATCTGGATGATGATGATGACGAGGATGAAGAATAG
- a CDS encoding PHP domain-containing protein, with the protein MKIDMHCHVREGSIDSKVPIEEFIKKLQSKGIGGMLVTDHDTYNGYRHWKNTVKGRKYKDFVVLKGIEYDTLDAGHILIIMPQGVKMRLLELRGLPLSLLIDFVHHNGGICGPAHPCGEKYLSFTNTKRWQKSPELIEKFDFIETFNACEPPQSNEGAKYLAEKYGKPGTGGSDAHKLDCVGMGYTEFPVRIETELDLIRQIREKGEIQSGGEYYTKTTKDKIGKFNKLLIFSFWFYNRGGALLKKHTRKKKINKEQPLDAIDPIEIPYLDKIKRKH; encoded by the coding sequence ATGAAGATAGATATGCATTGTCATGTAAGAGAAGGATCAATTGACAGCAAAGTGCCGATTGAAGAATTTATTAAAAAGCTGCAGTCTAAAGGCATTGGCGGAATGCTGGTTACAGATCATGACACCTATAATGGATATCGGCACTGGAAGAATACGGTCAAAGGGAGAAAATACAAAGATTTTGTCGTATTGAAAGGAATAGAGTATGATACACTGGATGCGGGGCACATTCTGATCATTATGCCACAGGGAGTAAAGATGCGCCTTCTGGAGCTGAGAGGGCTTCCGCTTTCGCTGCTGATTGATTTTGTGCATCACAATGGAGGAATCTGTGGACCGGCACATCCGTGTGGGGAAAAGTATCTGAGTTTTACGAATACGAAAAGATGGCAGAAATCTCCGGAGTTGATTGAAAAATTTGATTTTATAGAGACTTTCAATGCATGTGAGCCACCACAGTCCAATGAAGGGGCGAAGTATCTTGCTGAAAAATATGGAAAACCGGGAACCGGAGGAAGTGATGCGCATAAGCTGGACTGTGTCGGCATGGGGTATACGGAATTTCCGGTACGGATTGAGACAGAGCTGGATCTGATCCGGCAGATCAGGGAAAAAGGAGAGATCCAGTCCGGTGGGGAGTATTACACGAAGACGACAAAAGACAAAATTGGAAAATTCAATAAACTTCTGATCTTTTCTTTCTGGTTTTATAACCGGGGTGGTGCACTTCTGAAAAAGCACACACGCAAAAAGAAGATCAATAAAGAACAGCCACTTGATGCAATCGATCCAATCGAGATTCCGTATCTGGACAAGATCAAGAGGAAACATTAG
- a CDS encoding putative ABC transporter permease: MTAQHLYYLFQCFFIYAFLGWCTEVAFAAFKERRFVNRGFLNGPICPVYGFGVVAVIHFLTPLRSNLLLLYLGSAILVTAIEWLTGFILEKVFHNKWWDYSNMPLNLNGYVCLLFSLIWGVFCVFIVDVFHPLIDTLLSHIPFLVGIILVCILVIAGLADLYVTASGILKLNKRLEKMQAIADELHQISDKLGESIYKRTITAMEKQEEFKDTVSEKQEEFKSAISEKQEAISDTLADVSDEVKERIALLRRSYLENVKATSHMQKRIMKAFPKMQSRNYKESFEDLRNKLKEMSLKK; this comes from the coding sequence ATGACTGCACAGCATCTATATTATTTATTTCAGTGCTTCTTTATATATGCCTTTTTAGGCTGGTGTACAGAAGTTGCGTTTGCCGCTTTTAAAGAACGTCGTTTTGTCAACCGTGGATTCTTAAATGGCCCGATCTGTCCGGTATACGGTTTCGGCGTGGTTGCAGTCATTCATTTTCTGACACCGCTTCGTTCCAACCTGCTCCTGCTATATCTCGGAAGTGCTATTCTTGTTACTGCAATCGAATGGCTGACCGGGTTCATTCTCGAAAAGGTTTTCCATAACAAATGGTGGGATTATTCTAATATGCCGCTCAATCTGAATGGATATGTGTGCCTTTTGTTTTCTCTGATCTGGGGAGTGTTCTGTGTTTTCATCGTAGATGTATTCCATCCACTGATTGACACACTGCTCTCACACATTCCTTTCCTTGTCGGTATCATTCTTGTATGTATTCTGGTGATTGCCGGACTTGCCGATCTCTATGTAACAGCATCCGGTATCCTGAAGCTCAACAAACGTCTTGAAAAAATGCAGGCCATTGCAGACGAACTTCATCAGATTTCCGACAAGCTTGGTGAATCAATCTACAAGCGTACCATTACAGCTATGGAAAAACAGGAAGAGTTCAAAGATACTGTATCTGAGAAGCAGGAAGAATTTAAATCTGCTATTTCCGAAAAACAGGAAGCAATTTCAGACACCCTTGCCGATGTTTCTGACGAAGTAAAAGAACGGATTGCTCTTCTTCGCAGAAGCTACCTGGAAAATGTCAAAGCAACTTCTCATATGCAGAAGCGTATCATGAAAGCTTTCCCGAAAATGCAGAGCCGCAATTACAAAGAATCCTTTGAAGATCTTAGAAACAAACTGAAGGAAATGTCTCTCAAAAAATAA
- the glgX gene encoding glycogen debranching protein GlgX encodes MLEEMMPRWVPTENVNGFEICPGLYRDEGATAFQSAVNFTVHSKGAVTCELLLFHRKEPEPYAVIPFPENCRIGDVFSMMVFGLDIEEFEYAYRLDGPWKPKEGLLFDKKHILLDPYAKAVTGQSVWGKALNTGGYRARVVRNNFFWGSEKPDKIPMEKLIIYEMHVRGFTKMDKSVRHPGTFAGIKEKIPYLKTLGINAVELMPIFEFDELQGSREVDGKKLIDYWGYNTVSFFAPNTSYAASTEYNREGVELKELIRELHDNQIEVILDVVFNHTAEGNECGPFISFKGFDNQIYYMLTPDGKYYNFSGCGNTVNCNHPVVIKMIQDCLRYWVAEYRVDGFRFDLASILGRNEDGSPMENPPLVKNLAYDSLLADTKLIAEAWDAGGLYQVGSFPAFRRWSEWNGRYRDDVREYLKGGLWAAGAALQRIAGSPDIYDTRIRGKHASVNFLTCHDGFTLYDLYSYNQKHNEANGWGNLDGSDDNRSWNCGAEGDTDQVMVVELRHRMMKNAFAVLLCSRGTPMFLAGDEFGNTQFGNNNAYCQDNEISWLDWTRKEKFQDVFDFCAYMTAFRKRHPSITGDAGASSLGFPEISFHGEVPWKLDFSRPEIRTAAVMFAGYDNKMAKEDCVYLLMNPYWEGVWIELPQLPGGYSWHVAVNTGDKKQEIYQNPVRISEERILVGPRSVIVLEADQQ; translated from the coding sequence ATGCTGGAAGAAATGATGCCAAGATGGGTTCCGACAGAAAATGTAAATGGATTTGAAATCTGTCCCGGACTGTATCGTGATGAGGGTGCGACTGCATTTCAGTCGGCAGTTAATTTTACAGTGCATTCAAAAGGGGCTGTGACATGTGAACTTCTTCTGTTTCACAGAAAGGAACCGGAACCTTATGCGGTGATCCCATTCCCGGAAAACTGCCGGATTGGGGATGTATTTTCCATGATGGTATTCGGACTGGATATTGAAGAATTTGAATATGCGTACAGACTGGATGGACCGTGGAAACCAAAGGAAGGTCTGCTGTTTGATAAAAAGCATATTTTACTGGATCCGTATGCAAAGGCAGTTACCGGACAGAGTGTATGGGGAAAAGCACTAAATACAGGGGGATATCGTGCCAGAGTAGTCCGGAATAATTTCTTCTGGGGCAGTGAAAAGCCGGATAAGATCCCGATGGAAAAACTGATCATCTATGAGATGCATGTCAGGGGATTCACGAAGATGGACAAAAGTGTCCGTCATCCTGGAACCTTTGCCGGAATCAAAGAAAAAATTCCTTATCTGAAAACACTGGGGATTAATGCGGTGGAGCTAATGCCGATCTTTGAATTTGATGAACTGCAGGGGAGCCGTGAGGTTGATGGAAAGAAACTGATTGATTACTGGGGGTATAATACAGTCAGCTTTTTTGCGCCGAATACGAGCTATGCAGCATCAACGGAATACAACCGGGAAGGAGTAGAATTAAAAGAACTGATCCGGGAACTGCATGATAACCAGATTGAAGTAATTCTGGATGTGGTGTTTAACCATACGGCAGAAGGAAATGAATGCGGACCGTTTATTTCGTTTAAAGGATTTGACAATCAGATTTATTATATGTTGACACCCGATGGAAAATATTATAATTTCAGTGGCTGTGGAAATACTGTGAATTGTAATCATCCGGTGGTGATCAAAATGATCCAGGATTGTCTGCGATACTGGGTGGCAGAGTACCGGGTGGACGGCTTCCGGTTTGATCTTGCCTCGATCCTGGGAAGAAATGAGGATGGGTCACCGATGGAAAATCCACCACTCGTAAAGAATCTTGCCTATGATTCGCTGCTTGCAGACACAAAGCTGATCGCGGAGGCGTGGGATGCCGGCGGACTTTATCAGGTCGGAAGTTTTCCGGCATTCCGCAGATGGTCAGAATGGAACGGAAGATACCGGGATGACGTGCGGGAATATTTAAAAGGGGGACTTTGGGCAGCAGGAGCAGCGCTTCAGAGAATTGCCGGTTCTCCGGACATCTATGATACCAGAATCCGCGGAAAACATGCTTCTGTGAATTTTCTGACCTGCCATGATGGATTTACCCTGTATGATCTTTATTCGTATAACCAGAAGCATAATGAGGCTAATGGATGGGGAAATCTTGATGGAAGTGACGATAACCGGAGCTGGAACTGTGGGGCAGAGGGGGACACTGATCAGGTGATGGTTGTTGAACTGCGCCATCGGATGATGAAAAATGCTTTTGCGGTCCTGCTTTGCAGCAGAGGGACACCGATGTTCCTTGCAGGTGATGAGTTTGGCAATACTCAGTTCGGGAATAATAATGCCTACTGTCAGGATAACGAGATTTCCTGGCTGGACTGGACAAGAAAAGAAAAGTTTCAGGATGTATTTGATTTTTGTGCTTATATGACGGCATTTCGGAAACGGCATCCGTCGATCACAGGAGATGCAGGGGCGAGCAGTCTTGGATTTCCGGAGATCAGCTTTCACGGTGAAGTGCCGTGGAAACTGGATTTTTCCAGACCGGAGATCCGGACGGCGGCAGTCATGTTTGCCGGATATGATAACAAAATGGCAAAAGAAGACTGTGTGTATCTTCTGATGAATCCATACTGGGAAGGTGTCTGGATAGAACTTCCACAACTTCCGGGCGGATATAGTTGGCATGTGGCGGTAAATACTGGAGATAAAAAGCAGGAAATTTATCAGAATCCGGTACGGATTTCGGAGGAAAGAATTCTTGTGGGACCGAGAAGTGTGATCGTTCTGGAGGCAGATCAACAATAA
- a CDS encoding VaFE repeat-containing surface-anchored protein, giving the protein MKYMKNHFAGILSVILAVVSLSGSSMPVVSANSAERIAKKETIVKLDEKLGAEPGKVLEELKNHEKDGYYLGTPYSGYPLTAENCMRPNGAYGGNGAMNCTGFVAYVLEKCGADLSEIDKGSLRGGKVNASNWFHWMTDNAVESYHYNTIEELLAGGKAQKGDVIYFEPVSWEEEDADCHIGFFWGDNSNDNRFWHSASIPSSGNQISQLVAKSRSTVYLFKTTHNGSLEIMKSSARSEITADNQLYSLEGAEYTVCKSGTSEAVCVIRTDKKGYGKAENLPEGSYDIKETKAPKGYVLDTKLRQITVNAGQTVTYECQDEPEKTKVEILIRKQDAETGKGQAQAGLSLAGAEFHVAFFDSFFDNQNEIGVKVPLRSWKLKSDADGVVRMDEAHLISGDPFFENNELPLGTITVWEMHAPEGYLVDTVTHCIRTGTEQNGSNKALKIWNPVEIKEKIIRGDLKLVKAADKTLKRLSDIPFQITSKATGESHVILTDKNGEASTGAYWNPHTVNTNEGKTSEDGIWFGEGTPDNTRGALLYGTYLVEELSCKNNEDRMLIPAFEVEVTKEMRVIDLGTLTNDEHPVPEIGTRASDRETGTHNGKRTEQVTVIDRVKWKNLEIGKEYVVKGTLMDKETKKPVLQDGKEVTAEKKLIPDTDSGELQMEFTFDATKLNGEQVVVFEEVYLEEKLVAVHADLEDEGQSVTYKKEKQVEEEKPESPEKPKETEKAKTVATGDGSYVKILVFLIGVILTGALLLCFLLSRMWGRMWKRR; this is encoded by the coding sequence ATGAAATATATGAAGAATCATTTTGCCGGAATACTAAGTGTGATTCTGGCGGTAGTATCATTGTCGGGCAGCAGTATGCCTGTCGTATCTGCAAACTCAGCAGAGAGAATCGCAAAGAAAGAAACGATTGTAAAACTTGATGAAAAATTAGGAGCAGAGCCGGGAAAAGTGCTTGAGGAGTTAAAAAACCACGAAAAGGACGGTTATTATCTGGGAACGCCTTACAGCGGATATCCTCTGACAGCAGAGAACTGCATGCGTCCGAACGGAGCCTACGGTGGAAATGGGGCAATGAACTGTACCGGGTTTGTCGCTTATGTTCTGGAAAAATGTGGAGCGGATCTGTCAGAAATTGACAAAGGAAGTCTCCGTGGCGGCAAGGTCAATGCGAGCAACTGGTTTCATTGGATGACAGACAATGCCGTGGAATCCTATCATTACAACACCATTGAGGAGCTGCTTGCGGGCGGAAAAGCGCAAAAAGGAGATGTGATCTATTTTGAGCCGGTTTCCTGGGAGGAAGAAGATGCAGACTGCCATATCGGATTTTTCTGGGGAGATAATAGCAACGATAACCGGTTCTGGCATTCGGCATCTATCCCGTCGAGTGGTAATCAGATTTCACAGCTTGTGGCAAAATCCAGATCAACGGTATATCTTTTTAAGACAACCCATAACGGAAGCCTGGAGATCATGAAGAGCTCTGCAAGGTCAGAGATTACGGCTGATAATCAGCTCTACTCACTGGAAGGGGCAGAGTATACCGTCTGTAAAAGTGGGACATCCGAGGCAGTCTGCGTAATCCGGACGGACAAGAAAGGATATGGGAAGGCAGAAAATCTGCCGGAGGGTTCCTATGACATCAAAGAGACTAAAGCACCGAAAGGCTATGTACTGGACACAAAGCTGCGGCAGATCACGGTGAATGCCGGACAGACCGTGACCTATGAGTGTCAGGATGAACCGGAAAAGACAAAGGTGGAAATCCTGATCCGAAAGCAGGATGCGGAAACAGGGAAAGGGCAGGCGCAGGCAGGACTTTCTCTTGCGGGAGCAGAATTTCATGTAGCATTTTTTGATAGCTTTTTTGACAATCAAAATGAGATCGGTGTGAAGGTGCCGCTCAGGAGTTGGAAGTTGAAGTCGGATGCGGATGGTGTGGTCCGGATGGATGAGGCGCACCTGATCAGCGGGGATCCGTTTTTTGAAAATAATGAGCTTCCGCTTGGAACGATTACAGTATGGGAGATGCATGCGCCGGAAGGATATCTGGTGGACACCGTTACACATTGTATTAGGACTGGAACGGAGCAAAATGGAAGCAATAAAGCCCTGAAAATATGGAATCCGGTAGAAATAAAAGAAAAGATCATCCGCGGAGATTTAAAGCTGGTGAAAGCAGCGGATAAGACACTTAAGAGACTGTCAGATATTCCATTTCAGATCACATCCAAGGCGACAGGGGAAAGCCATGTGATCCTGACGGACAAAAACGGGGAGGCCTCGACGGGAGCATACTGGAATCCACATACTGTCAACACGAATGAGGGGAAGACAAGTGAAGACGGGATCTGGTTTGGGGAAGGAACTCCGGATAATACAAGAGGAGCGCTTCTTTATGGAACGTATCTGGTGGAAGAATTGTCTTGTAAAAATAATGAAGACCGGATGCTGATTCCTGCGTTTGAGGTGGAAGTAACAAAGGAAATGCGAGTAATTGATCTGGGGACACTGACAAATGATGAACATCCCGTACCGGAGATCGGGACAAGAGCATCTGACCGGGAAACGGGAACGCATAACGGGAAACGGACAGAACAGGTAACGGTCATAGATCGGGTAAAATGGAAAAATCTGGAGATTGGAAAAGAATATGTAGTTAAAGGCACATTAATGGATAAGGAGACCAAAAAGCCGGTTCTTCAGGATGGAAAAGAAGTGACCGCAGAGAAAAAGCTGATCCCGGATACAGATTCCGGAGAACTTCAGATGGAATTTACGTTTGATGCAACGAAGCTTAACGGAGAACAGGTTGTTGTATTTGAGGAAGTGTATCTGGAAGAGAAGCTGGTTGCAGTGCACGCAGATCTGGAGGACGAAGGACAGAGTGTAACCTATAAAAAGGAAAAGCAGGTAGAAGAGGAAAAACCGGAAAGTCCGGAAAAGCCAAAGGAAACTGAGAAAGCAAAGACGGTTGCAACAGGAGATGGATCTTATGTAAAGATTCTGGTATTTTTGATCGGCGTTATTCTGACCGGGGCACTGCTCCTGTGTTTTCTTCTGAGCCGGATGTGGGGACGAATGTGGAAACGCAGATAA
- the thrC gene encoding threonine synthase produces the protein MNLLYKSTRDAEKTVTASQAILKGLADDGGLFVPVSIPKLPVSLGELKEMTYQEIAYTVMKEFLTDFTEEELKSCIAKAYDSKFDTEEIAPLAKVEDAYYLELFHGATIAFKDMALSILPHLLTTSAKKNQVKNEIVILTATSGDTGKAALAGFADVEGTKIIVFYPKNGVSRVQELQMVTQKGDNTSVVAIHGNFDNAQSGVKAMFENKELEKELNEAGYQFSSANSINIGRLVPQVVYYVYAYAKLLQNEEIAEDEEINVVVPTGNFGNILAAYYAKNMGIPIAKLICASNENKVLYDFFQTGTYDRNREFVLTTSPSMDILISSNLERLIYKISGEDARKDTDLMTELKTKGSYAITGEMKANLADFAAGYATEEQVAKTIHDIYEDTGYVMDTHTAVAATVYKAYKEDSKDDRKTVIASTASPYKFAGSVMSAIDPKYKGQDDFKLIEELQKVSGTELPNAIKEIMNAEIRHNTECDVDQMEQTVKNILGVK, from the coding sequence ATGAATTTACTTTATAAGAGTACAAGAGATGCAGAAAAGACAGTAACAGCTTCCCAGGCAATCTTAAAAGGGTTAGCAGATGACGGCGGATTATTTGTACCGGTTTCGATTCCGAAGCTTCCGGTGTCGCTTGGTGAACTCAAAGAGATGACCTATCAGGAGATCGCATATACAGTTATGAAGGAATTCCTGACAGACTTTACAGAAGAAGAGCTGAAGAGCTGTATCGCAAAGGCTTACGACAGTAAGTTTGATACCGAAGAGATTGCACCGCTTGCGAAGGTGGAGGATGCTTATTATCTGGAACTGTTCCACGGAGCAACGATCGCATTCAAAGATATGGCACTTTCCATTCTTCCGCACCTTCTGACCACTTCTGCAAAGAAGAATCAGGTGAAGAATGAGATCGTCATTCTGACTGCAACATCCGGGGATACAGGAAAAGCTGCACTTGCAGGATTTGCAGATGTAGAAGGAACCAAGATCATCGTATTCTATCCGAAGAACGGAGTCAGCCGCGTACAGGAGCTGCAGATGGTAACACAGAAAGGAGACAATACTTCTGTTGTCGCGATCCACGGTAACTTTGACAACGCACAGAGCGGTGTGAAGGCAATGTTCGAGAACAAAGAGCTGGAAAAAGAGTTAAATGAAGCAGGCTACCAGTTCTCATCTGCCAACTCCATCAATATCGGACGTCTGGTTCCGCAGGTTGTATATTATGTATATGCTTATGCGAAGCTTCTTCAGAATGAAGAGATTGCGGAAGATGAAGAGATCAATGTAGTTGTACCGACCGGTAACTTTGGAAATATTCTGGCTGCATACTACGCAAAGAATATGGGAATCCCGATTGCAAAGCTGATCTGTGCATCCAATGAGAACAAAGTTCTCTATGACTTCTTCCAGACAGGAACTTATGACCGTAACCGTGAATTTGTTCTTACAACATCTCCGTCCATGGATATTCTGATCTCCAGCAACTTAGAGCGTCTGATCTACAAGATCTCAGGAGAAGATGCAAGAAAAGATACGGATCTTATGACTGAGCTGAAGACAAAGGGAAGTTACGCGATTACAGGTGAGATGAAAGCAAACCTGGCTGATTTTGCGGCAGGATATGCGACAGAAGAGCAGGTCGCAAAGACAATCCATGATATATACGAAGATACCGGTTATGTAATGGATACCCATACGGCGGTAGCTGCAACAGTGTATAAAGCTTACAAAGAAGACAGTAAAGATGACAGAAAGACAGTAATCGCATCCACAGCAAGTCCATACAAATTTGCAGGAAGCGTTATGTCAGCGATCGATCCGAAGTATAAAGGACAGGATGATTTCAAACTGATCGAGGAGCTTCAGAAAGTATCCGGTACAGAGCTTCCGAATGCCATCAAAGAGATCATGAATGCCGAGATCCGTCACAATACGGAATGTGATGTGGATCAGATGGAGCAGACTGTTAAGAATATTCTTGGCGTAAAATAG
- a CDS encoding XdhC family protein has protein sequence MENVFEILKDLPKPGDYVLLTVAKGSAAGEKAILAEKKIIWESKENGFFSAHFSEAGDLKKCGLYEIREQQVFCDIIGGQEHLVICGGGHVSVPVIKIGIMLGWKVTVLEDRPQFADHARNAGATEVICQPFEDALDQIEGDKDTYFVVLTRGHRYDQVCLEKIVGKEHAYIGMIGSRRRSAMVKQNLIEKGCSQEVIGEIKSPIGLNIGAETPEEIGVAIMAEIIEVKNQNKRVCGYPKDLLEAILDIVHPGKKMLATIITRKGSAPRNVGSKMLILEDGSCVGTIGGGCMEAEVLRKARVMMHENNTGLKTEYVDMTGDDAEEEGMVCGGTIEVLLEPLWN, from the coding sequence ATGGAAAATGTATTTGAGATATTAAAAGATTTACCAAAGCCGGGGGATTACGTTCTTTTGACAGTGGCAAAAGGATCCGCAGCCGGAGAAAAAGCAATTTTGGCAGAGAAAAAAATAATCTGGGAAAGTAAAGAAAACGGTTTCTTTTCAGCACATTTTTCAGAAGCAGGTGACTTGAAAAAATGCGGACTTTATGAAATCAGAGAGCAGCAGGTGTTTTGTGATATAATTGGAGGGCAGGAGCATCTGGTCATTTGTGGCGGTGGTCACGTATCGGTGCCGGTGATCAAAATCGGGATTATGCTTGGATGGAAGGTCACGGTTCTTGAAGATCGTCCGCAGTTTGCCGATCATGCCAGAAATGCGGGGGCAACGGAAGTGATCTGCCAGCCGTTTGAAGATGCCCTGGATCAGATCGAAGGAGACAAGGATACGTATTTTGTTGTACTGACCAGAGGTCACAGATATGATCAGGTTTGTCTGGAGAAGATCGTTGGGAAGGAACATGCTTATATCGGAATGATCGGAAGCCGGAGAAGAAGTGCGATGGTAAAGCAGAATCTGATTGAAAAAGGATGCAGTCAGGAAGTAATCGGCGAGATAAAAAGTCCGATTGGTTTGAACATCGGTGCTGAGACACCGGAGGAGATCGGTGTGGCGATCATGGCAGAGATTATCGAAGTAAAGAATCAGAACAAGAGAGTCTGCGGTTATCCGAAAGACTTGCTGGAAGCAATCTTGGATATCGTTCATCCGGGAAAGAAGATGCTTGCAACGATCATTACAAGAAAGGGTTCTGCACCAAGGAATGTGGGATCCAAGATGCTGATCCTGGAAGACGGCAGCTGTGTTGGAACCATCGGAGGCGGCTGTATGGAGGCAGAGGTTTTAAGAAAAGCGAGAGTCATGATGCATGAAAATAATACAGGACTAAAGACAGAATATGTGGATATGACCGGAGATGATGCGGAGGAAGAAGGCATGGTCTGCGGCGGTACGATCGAGGTGTTACTGGAACCACTCTGGAATTAA